The DNA region TTCGACGGCACCGTGCTGTTCGGGCTGGCGTGCTTGATCGCGGCACCGTTCCTCGGCTGGGCGTACCTCCTTCCTGCGGCTCTGTTCCTCGTCACCCTCCCGGCGACCGTAGCGAAGGCCGCCCTCCGGAGACGGGCATTCTTTTCCGCGGCACCGGCCGTGACCGCGTCGTGGCGCGTGTCCGGAATCCGTGTCGCCCTCGCCTCCCTCGCGGTGCCGTGGGTCATGCTCTGGGGCCTCGCTCGGACGCGGCATCCGAGCGTGGTGCGCTGGCGGGGCCGAGCCTACGACGTGCGCGATCCCCGGCACGTGCGTCTCATGGAGCCCGCGACTGCGTCCTCTGGCTCTCCTGGTACTTCGCGAGTTCGCTGAGGATTTCGTTCCGCCGTTCGCTTCGGCGGAGCGTGGAGAGCATGGAGAAGGCCGGCGGCACGAGGGCCAGAAGGACGGCCGCCGCAGCCAGAAGCGCGGAGAGCGGGACGTTGGCCGCCGTGGCCGCCAGGAACACGACGCCCACGATCGTGGGCGGCAGGAAGAATGCGAGGAACACGCCTGGTATGGAGACGAGCGGCTGCCGTGCCTCCTTCTGCATCTCCAGGACCTCCGCGTCCGTGAACGTCCGCACCGTGTGGACCATGGGCTCCCCGTGGCGGGCGAACCGGTCCCGGATCACCGCGAGGGCATCCCGGAAGCCCTGGGACTCCGAGCGGAAGGCGCGGATGGCCCCGGGCGTGAAGCGCACCAGCAGGCGTCTCCCGTCCCGCGTCTCGAGCCCGAGGCCCGCGTGGACGAGGGTCCCGGCGCTCGAGGCGAACGGGGACATGAAGGAGCCCGCGACCTCGTAGCTCGCGGGGTAGATGTCGCGGATCTCCTCCCAGCGGAAGTCCTTCTGGGTTCCGAGGAGCCGCCGCCACAGGGGCAGGGAGATCTCGATCCCGTGCTCGTACACGTACGTGGGATTGGGCATGAACAACGCGATTTCCAGGAGAAGGAGGCCAAGCGGGAGGAAGCAGAGGCCGTTCAGGGGCCAGAGCCCCTCGGGAGCCACGGCGATGGGCCCGATGACCAGGGTCACGATCAGGAGCAGGATCAGGAGGGCGACGGACATGGGGTTCGCGGGAACCGGCTTGTACGCGTAGAGCAGCGGTCCTGGGTCCTGCGTCTCCATGGCGTCCTCCGCAAGACGGGATGGCTTATTAGGGCTGCCGGCACGGCGTGGCGTCGCGGGGGACAAACCCTTTTCCCCGCCGCCACTTACCCGACGCGATGCTGGCCCTCGGCATCGAAGGCACGGCGCACACGATCGGCGTGGGCATCGTAGACGAACGCTGTCGCGTCCTCGCGAACGTGTACGACATGGTGAAGCCCGAGAAGGGCGGCATCCATCCTCGGGAGGCGGCGAACCACCACGCGGACCTCGCCGCACCCCTGCTTCGGAAGGCGGTGGATGCGGCGGGGATCGGGTTCGAGGACCTGGACGTGATCACGTTCTCCCAGGGACCTGGGCTGGGCCCGTGCCTCCGGACGGTCGCGACGGCGGCGCGGGCGCTCTCCCTCTCGCTTCACGTGCCCCTCGTCGGCGTGAACCACTGCGTCGCGCACTTGGAGATCGGCCGCGGCCTCACGGGCTGCAAGGATCCCGCGCTCCTGTACGTGAGCGGCGGCAACACGCAGGTGATCGCGTACGCCCGCGGACGGTATCGGGTGTTCGGGGAGACCCTGGACATCGGCATCGGGAACATGCTGGACAAGTTCGGCCGCGAGGTCGGGCTTCCGTTTCCCGGCGGCCCGCGTCTGGAGAAGCTCGCGTTAGGCGGGGCGAAGCTCCTCGAGCTCCCGTACAGCGTGAAGGGCATGGACGTGGCCTTTAGCGGCATGCTCACGGCGGCCCTCGCCCACCATCGGGGCGGCGCTCGCCTCGAGGACATCGCCTTCTCGATCCAGGAGGTGGCCTTCGCCATGCTGACCGAGGTCACGGAACGTGCGATGGCCCACGTGGGCAAGGACGAGGTTCTCCTCGGAGGCGGTGTCGCCCGGAATCAGCGATTGCAGGCCATGGTGGCCCGCATGGCGGAAGACCGCGGCGCGAAGATGTTCGTCCCGCCCGGCGATCTCTGCATCGACAACGGGGCCATGATCGCGTGGACGGGCCTCTTGATGCACCGCGCCGGCGTGCGGATGGACCTGGAGGACACCTTGGTCGACCAGCGCTTCCGGACGGATGAGGTCGCCGTGACATGGCGATGACCCGGGCCTTCGTCGTGCGGGGGTTGCGGCGCGAGGACGGTGCCACGGTGCTCGAACTGGCTAGGAGCTTGGGCCGGTGGTTCAATGCCGAGGGTCTCTCGCAGATGGCGCGTGGCATGGAGTCCTACCGCGGCTACGTGGCTGCGACCCAGAATCGGATCGTCGGATTCCTCCTGTGGGCTCCCGCCGATCTGGGTGTCGCGGAGCTCTCGTGGATGGGCGTGTCCGAGGAGTTCCAACGCCGGGGCGTCGGGACCACGCTGCTGTCCGCGGCGGTCGCGGAGTTGCGGTCGGCGGGCTTCCGGACGCTGGAGGTCTCCACGGTCGCGGACAGTGTGGACTACGAGCCCTATGCGCGGACTCGGAAGTTCTATCGTGCGCGAGGATTCGCGGACTTCCGGGTCGATCCCGGTTACTGGGGCGCGGGCGACGACCGATACGATCGCCTCGTGCTCCGTCGGGACCTCTGACCGTGCGGCCCAAGGGGCCCTGAGCCGGACGGCGCGTCCGGGTACAATCCCGCACGCTGCGGCCCACAATGGCGCGGGTTCCTTCGGGCAAGCCCAGGCGGGCTTTAAGTCAGCCGAAAAGTTGCTCTCGGCCTTGATAGCAAGGACCCAACCCGGTGGTCGTCATGACCGCGAACCCAGAGCAAGATCCGGAGCTAGCCATACTCACATCGGGATCCGATGAGGGCCCGACGAGCGAGAGCCCGCGCGGCGCGTTCGGCGTGGTCCGCACGATCCTCGATCACTACGCGTTCCGCATCCTCGTCGCGACGCACGAGCGGGAGTGCACCGCGTTCGAGCTGAGCCGGTGGCTGGGCATCCCCATCGTGGCGTGCTATCGCCGGCTCCGCTCGCTCGAGGTCCTCGGGCTCATCGCTCCCTCCCGCGTCACGATGTCGTCGGCGGGCCACCCGATTCGTCTCTTCCGCTCCCATGTCCG from Thermoplasmata archaeon includes:
- a CDS encoding GNAT family N-acetyltransferase, with translation MAMTRAFVVRGLRREDGATVLELARSLGRWFNAEGLSQMARGMESYRGYVAATQNRIVGFLLWAPADLGVAELSWMGVSEEFQRRGVGTTLLSAAVAELRSAGFRTLEVSTVADSVDYEPYARTRKFYRARGFADFRVDPGYWGAGDDRYDRLVLRRDL
- a CDS encoding bifunctional N(6)-L-threonylcarbamoyladenine synthase/serine/threonine protein kinase, with the protein product MLALGIEGTAHTIGVGIVDERCRVLANVYDMVKPEKGGIHPREAANHHADLAAPLLRKAVDAAGIGFEDLDVITFSQGPGLGPCLRTVATAARALSLSLHVPLVGVNHCVAHLEIGRGLTGCKDPALLYVSGGNTQVIAYARGRYRVFGETLDIGIGNMLDKFGREVGLPFPGGPRLEKLALGGAKLLELPYSVKGMDVAFSGMLTAALAHHRGGARLEDIAFSIQEVAFAMLTEVTERAMAHVGKDEVLLGGGVARNQRLQAMVARMAEDRGAKMFVPPGDLCIDNGAMIAWTGLLMHRAGVRMDLEDTLVDQRFRTDEVAVTWR